In Methylomagnum ishizawai, one DNA window encodes the following:
- the nadD gene encoding nicotinate-nucleotide adenylyltransferase translates to MIGIYGGTFDPIHYGHLRTALEAKEILGLDQLRLVPCQIPPHRATPGATPAQRLALLEAALADAEPGFRIDTRELERPGPSYMVDTLESIRAEIGDTEPLCLIAGLDAFLQLHRWHRWRDLPGLAHIAVLRRPGAAPDFPAELRTWLDRRLASDPGALRTRACGKIHFIEVSQLEISATRIRAALAQGLSARYLLPDAVLRSIQTLGLYRPPAA, encoded by the coding sequence ATGATCGGCATCTACGGCGGCACTTTCGACCCCATCCATTACGGCCACCTCCGCACCGCACTGGAGGCCAAGGAAATCCTGGGCTTGGACCAGCTCCGCCTGGTGCCCTGCCAAATCCCGCCGCACCGGGCCACGCCGGGCGCGACCCCGGCGCAGCGCCTCGCCCTGCTGGAAGCCGCGCTCGCCGACGCCGAACCCGGCTTCCGCATCGATACCCGCGAACTGGAACGGCCCGGTCCCTCGTACATGGTCGATACCCTGGAATCGATCCGGGCCGAAATCGGCGACACCGAACCCTTGTGCCTGATCGCCGGGCTGGACGCTTTTCTCCAACTGCACCGCTGGCACCGCTGGCGGGATTTGCCCGGCCTCGCCCATATCGCGGTGCTGCGGCGGCCCGGTGCCGCCCCCGATTTCCCCGCCGAACTGCGGACCTGGTTGGATCGCCGCCTTGCATCCGACCCAGGGGCGCTACGGACCAGGGCTTGCGGCAAAATCCATTTCATCGAGGTCTCGCAGTTGGAGATTTCGGCGACCCGCATCCGCGCCGCCCTCGCCCAAGGACTGAGCGCCCGTTACTTGCTGCCCGACGCGGTGCTGCGCTCGATCCAGACCCTGGGACTCTACCGGCCCCCCGCCGCTTAA
- a CDS encoding metallophosphoesterase has product MLPQPIAPGSTARPPHPPHRCPPLDPQTQARLRQRVQPCHLSQRLGIEQDCEARVFGQGRTWFHIENWYSVHGLMRHALRLLGLHRRGRANARRIVVRHHDFHLPRLPPAFEGYTLLHISDPHLDLRGDFPDALIDALGRAGRYDLCVLTGDYRARTFGPYQDALAAMARVVPHIHSPIYGILGNHDTIRMVPGLEDLGIRLLLNEAVALRRDGAAIYLAGIDDPHYYRADNLEKAVEGIPEDAVSILLSHSPEMYRHAAYAGCGAMLSGHTHGGQICLPGGIALLLNANAPRRFCHGPWRYQDLRGYTSAGSGASIVDVRLNCPPEITLHRLRRA; this is encoded by the coding sequence ATGCTCCCGCAGCCCATTGCGCCGGGTTCCACCGCCCGCCCACCGCACCCGCCACACCGCTGCCCGCCCCTGGACCCCCAGACCCAGGCCCGCCTCCGGCAACGGGTCCAACCTTGCCATCTGAGCCAGCGGCTCGGCATCGAACAGGATTGCGAGGCGCGGGTGTTCGGCCAGGGCCGGACCTGGTTCCATATCGAGAACTGGTATTCGGTGCATGGGCTGATGCGCCACGCCCTGCGGCTGCTGGGACTCCACCGGCGGGGACGGGCCAACGCCCGCCGCATCGTCGTCCGCCATCATGACTTCCACCTGCCGCGCCTGCCCCCGGCCTTCGAGGGCTACACCCTGCTGCATATCAGCGACCCGCACCTGGACTTGCGCGGCGATTTCCCGGACGCGCTGATCGACGCCCTGGGCCGGGCGGGCCGGTACGACCTCTGCGTCCTGACCGGCGACTACCGCGCCCGCACCTTCGGCCCCTACCAGGACGCGCTCGCCGCCATGGCGCGGGTGGTGCCGCATATCCATAGCCCGATCTACGGCATCCTCGGCAACCACGACACCATCCGCATGGTGCCGGGCCTGGAGGATTTGGGGATACGCCTGCTGCTGAACGAAGCGGTGGCCCTGCGGCGGGACGGGGCGGCGATCTATCTGGCCGGCATCGACGACCCGCATTATTACCGGGCCGACAACCTGGAAAAGGCGGTCGAGGGTATCCCGGAGGACGCCGTGTCGATTTTGCTCTCGCATTCGCCGGAAATGTACCGCCACGCCGCCTACGCCGGCTGCGGCGCGATGCTGAGCGGCCACACCCACGGCGGGCAAATCTGCCTGCCGGGCGGTATCGCCCTGCTGCTGAACGCGAACGCGCCGCGCCGGTTCTGCCACGGGCCTTGGCGCTACCAGGATTTGCGGGGTTATACCTCGGCGGGGAGCGGGGCGAGCATCGTGGATGTGCGCCTGAATTGCCCGCCGGAAATCACCTTGCACCGGCTGCGGCGGGCATGA
- the holA gene encoding DNA polymerase III subunit delta, with translation MKLYPEQLEEHLKRKLLPIYLLSGDEPLQLTEAADALRHAAKAQGYPSRELFYADAGFDWALLREATDAFSLFGERRLLDLRIPAKPDKNATAALLHYAERPPEDAILVISTAKLATADQKAKWYQAIDKIGAVLPVWPLEGEKLLRWIDRRLSTRGLLTDQSGLRLIAARTEGNLLAAAQEIEKLHILHGRGKLSDEQIVQAVANSARYDVFDLAEEVLRGQAGKAYRVLMGLKAEGVAPAVALWALGRDIRLVAALLREIAGGTSQDSAYAKLKVWDNRKETLGLALRRLDRGTVHRALLLAAEADRVIKGAGVGEAWDALLAVCLCVAAPPGKAVLDRLHS, from the coding sequence GTGAAACTCTATCCCGAGCAGTTGGAGGAACACCTCAAGCGCAAGCTGCTGCCGATCTACCTCCTGAGCGGCGACGAACCCCTGCAACTGACCGAGGCCGCCGACGCCCTGCGCCACGCCGCCAAGGCCCAGGGCTATCCCAGCCGGGAATTGTTCTACGCCGACGCCGGTTTCGATTGGGCCTTGCTGCGGGAAGCCACCGACGCCTTCTCGCTGTTCGGCGAGCGGCGCTTGCTCGACCTCCGCATCCCCGCCAAACCGGACAAGAACGCCACCGCCGCCCTGTTGCATTACGCCGAGCGCCCACCGGAAGACGCCATCCTGGTCATCAGCACCGCCAAGCTGGCCACCGCCGACCAGAAGGCCAAGTGGTACCAGGCCATCGACAAAATCGGCGCGGTGCTGCCGGTCTGGCCCTTGGAAGGCGAGAAACTCCTGCGCTGGATCGACCGCCGCCTCAGCACGCGGGGGCTGTTGACCGACCAATCGGGCCTGCGCCTCATCGCCGCCCGCACCGAGGGCAACCTGCTCGCCGCCGCCCAGGAAATCGAGAAGCTGCATATCCTGCATGGCCGGGGCAAGCTGAGCGACGAGCAGATCGTCCAGGCGGTGGCGAACAGCGCCCGCTACGATGTGTTCGACCTGGCCGAGGAAGTCCTGCGCGGACAGGCCGGGAAAGCCTACCGGGTGCTGATGGGACTCAAGGCCGAAGGCGTGGCCCCCGCCGTGGCGCTGTGGGCGCTGGGCCGGGATATCCGGCTGGTCGCGGCCCTGCTGCGGGAAATCGCGGGCGGGACCTCCCAAGACTCGGCCTACGCCAAGCTCAAGGTCTGGGACAACCGCAAGGAAACCCTGGGGCTGGCCCTGCGGCGACTGGACCGGGGCACGGTGCATCGCGCCCTGTTGCTGGCCGCAGAGGCGGATCGGGTCATCAAGGGCGCGGGCGTGGGGGAGGCTTGGGATGCGTTGTTGGCGGTGTGTTTGTGTGTGGCGGCACCGCCTGGGAAAGCGGTTTTGGATCGGCTCCATTCATAA
- a CDS encoding glutamate-5-semialdehyde dehydrogenase, translated as MTESIQTYLETIGHNARAAARQISRAETAAKNQALLAIAATLEAEAAFLIAENQKDLEAGRQSGLDSAMLDRLDINAKRVKTMADGLREIAALPDPVGEITGLTYRPSGIQVGKMRVPLGVIGIIYESRPNVTADAAALCLKSGNACILRGGSEAIHSNKAIAACIRQGLETAGLPADAVQLIETTDRAAVGAMLRLEHAIDVIVPRGGKGLIQRIMEESRIPILKHLDGICHVYIDDRCDPDKAIRITLNAKTQRYGVCNALETLLIAEGVAPTLLPALAAQLRGKGVELRGCPRTRELVEHCVPATEEDWDTEYLAPILSIRVVADLDQAMDHIARHSSKHTEAIVTEDYGRARRFLREVDSSSVMVNASTRFADGFEYGLGAEIGISTDKLHARGPVGLEGLTTLKFVVLGDGHVRA; from the coding sequence ATGACCGAATCCATCCAAACCTATCTCGAAACCATCGGCCACAACGCCCGCGCCGCCGCCCGCCAGATCAGCCGGGCCGAGACCGCCGCCAAGAACCAAGCCTTGCTCGCCATCGCCGCCACCTTGGAAGCCGAAGCCGCCTTCCTCATCGCCGAGAACCAAAAAGACCTGGAAGCGGGCCGCCAGAGCGGCCTCGACAGCGCCATGCTCGACCGCCTCGACATCAACGCGAAGCGCGTGAAGACCATGGCCGACGGCCTCCGCGAAATCGCCGCCCTGCCCGACCCGGTGGGCGAAATCACCGGGCTGACCTATCGGCCTTCCGGCATCCAGGTCGGCAAGATGCGGGTGCCCTTGGGCGTCATCGGCATCATCTACGAATCGCGCCCCAACGTCACCGCCGACGCCGCCGCGCTCTGCCTCAAGTCCGGCAACGCCTGCATCCTCCGGGGCGGCTCCGAGGCCATCCATTCCAACAAGGCTATCGCCGCCTGCATCCGCCAAGGGCTGGAAACCGCCGGGCTTCCCGCCGACGCCGTGCAATTGATCGAAACCACCGACCGCGCCGCCGTGGGCGCGATGCTGCGGCTGGAACACGCCATCGACGTGATCGTGCCGCGTGGCGGCAAGGGCTTGATCCAGCGCATCATGGAAGAATCCCGCATCCCGATCCTCAAACACCTGGACGGCATCTGCCACGTCTACATCGACGACCGCTGCGACCCCGACAAGGCCATCCGCATCACGCTGAACGCCAAAACCCAGCGCTACGGCGTCTGCAACGCCCTGGAAACCTTGCTCATCGCCGAAGGCGTCGCGCCCACGCTGCTGCCGGCACTGGCGGCGCAACTGCGCGGGAAAGGCGTGGAACTGCGCGGCTGTCCGCGCACCCGCGAACTGGTGGAACACTGCGTTCCCGCGACCGAGGAGGATTGGGATACCGAATACCTCGCGCCCATCCTCTCGATCCGGGTGGTGGCGGACCTGGACCAAGCCATGGACCATATCGCCCGCCATAGCTCCAAGCACACCGAAGCCATCGTCACCGAGGACTATGGCCGCGCCCGCCGCTTCCTGCGGGAAGTGGATTCGAGTTCGGTGATGGTGAACGCCTCGACCCGTTTCGCCGACGGTTTCGAGTACGGCCTGGGCGCGGAGATCGGCATTTCCACCGACAAGCTGCACGCCCGCGGGCCGGTGGGCCTGGAAGGACTGACCACGCTGAAATTCGTGGTGCTGGGCGACGGCCACGTCCGGGCCTGA
- a CDS encoding nucleotide pyrophosphohydrolase, with protein sequence MNVDAIQKSLREFAEERDWNRFHSPKNIATALAVEAAELLENFQWLTEEESRRLAERPEEFRAVREEIADVQIYLLRLADLLDIGLEAAVRDKLALNAAKYPVALAKGNALKYNRLCP encoded by the coding sequence ATGAATGTCGATGCGATTCAGAAGAGCCTCCGGGAGTTCGCCGAGGAGCGGGATTGGAACCGCTTCCACAGTCCCAAGAATATCGCGACCGCCCTGGCGGTGGAAGCGGCGGAGCTATTGGAGAACTTCCAGTGGCTCACCGAGGAAGAGTCGCGCCGCTTGGCGGAACGGCCCGAGGAGTTCCGCGCGGTGCGGGAGGAAATCGCCGATGTGCAGATTTACCTGCTGCGGCTGGCCGACCTGCTGGACATCGGGTTGGAGGCGGCGGTCCGCGACAAGCTGGCCCTGAACGCCGCCAAATATCCGGTGGCCTTAGCCAAGGGCAACGCGCTGAAATACAATCGCCTTTGCCCCTGA
- a CDS encoding PKD domain-containing protein, whose product MLPQRHRFHSLPALIGLCASLGWWPTPGWAQTARKPALGTPLGAQIGLSVGVPTYNADTDTYDAPITLHNRSAKKTFHGAFNLVVGPIEPAGISLANASGTTTGGKSYLSIALPDHGLAPHQRIKDNVLSFANADDAHFKFQRKLYGYPGSKRPTAVPGPDQSPALGDTVTLDGSGSTDPRGLALRYAWSIAAAPTGSTASLSDPASAQPSLTPDQPGSYQIRLLVTDGNAASDPTTLTLTVASPPPVADAGGDQTAGIGDTVYLDGTNSYDPEDADLGYRWTFTQKPQGSQASLADADTDSPSFVADQAGTYQVQLIVNNGAMDSAPALANIVVSAQADTSPVADAGFDQTATTGDTVYLDGSASYDPEGADLDYRWTFTQKPQGSQASLADADTDSPSFVADQAGTYQVQLIVNDGTYDSAPATSRITVVAP is encoded by the coding sequence ATGCTCCCGCAACGCCACCGTTTCCATTCCCTGCCCGCCCTCATCGGGCTCTGCGCGAGCCTGGGCTGGTGGCCCACCCCAGGCTGGGCCCAAACGGCCCGGAAACCCGCCCTGGGCACTCCGTTGGGCGCACAGATCGGCCTCAGCGTCGGGGTTCCCACCTACAACGCCGACACCGATACCTACGACGCCCCGATCACCCTCCATAACCGCAGCGCCAAAAAAACCTTCCACGGCGCGTTCAACCTAGTGGTCGGCCCCATCGAACCGGCCGGAATCAGCCTGGCCAACGCCAGCGGCACCACAACGGGCGGCAAGTCCTATTTGTCCATCGCCCTGCCGGATCATGGCCTGGCCCCGCACCAGCGGATCAAGGACAACGTCCTCAGCTTCGCCAACGCGGACGACGCCCATTTCAAATTCCAGCGCAAGCTATACGGCTACCCCGGCAGCAAACGGCCCACGGCGGTCCCCGGTCCCGACCAAAGCCCCGCCCTCGGCGATACCGTCACCCTGGACGGTTCCGGCTCCACCGATCCCAGGGGCTTGGCCTTGCGCTATGCCTGGTCGATTGCCGCCGCGCCCACCGGCAGCACGGCCAGCCTCAGCGACCCGGCCAGCGCCCAGCCCAGCCTGACCCCAGACCAGCCCGGCAGCTACCAAATCCGGCTGCTGGTCACCGACGGCAACGCCGCCAGCGACCCCACCACCCTGACCTTGACCGTCGCCAGCCCGCCGCCCGTGGCCGATGCCGGGGGCGACCAAACCGCCGGCATCGGCGATACCGTGTACCTGGATGGCACCAATTCCTATGATCCCGAAGACGCCGACCTAGGCTACCGCTGGACCTTCACCCAGAAACCCCAGGGCAGCCAAGCCAGCCTGGCCGACGCCGACACCGATTCGCCCAGCTTCGTGGCCGACCAGGCCGGCACCTACCAGGTCCAGCTCATCGTCAACAATGGCGCCATGGATAGCGCCCCGGCCCTCGCCAATATCGTGGTCTCGGCCCAGGCGGACACTTCCCCGGTGGCGGACGCCGGCTTCGATCAAACCGCCACGACCGGCGACACCGTCTATCTGGACGGCTCGGCTTCCTACGATCCCGAGGGCGCGGACCTGGACTACCGCTGGACCTTCACCCAGAAACCCCAGGGCAGCCAAGCCAGCCTGGCCGACGCCGACACCGATTCGCCCAGTTTCGTGGCCGACCAAGCCGGCACCTACCAGGTCCAGCTCATCGTCAACGACGGCACCTACGACAGCGCCCCCGCCACCAGCCGGATCACGGTGGTCGCGCCCTGA
- a CDS encoding LPS-assembly lipoprotein LptE — MARRLRLAAPLSAALALAACGWHLRGEMPGTKLENTLYLSGITNKNPFYGDFNQTLNNLGGVLAPTPGLASAVVHITSAAHTRRPITLSQQGRANTFDLTYRVVYDVRSPKGEILIPQQELEIRRDYFNDQTTPLGQGYEEDMYRQEMQKEAARTLLRQVSYTLRQQRKTANPT, encoded by the coding sequence ATGGCCCGACGGCTCCGCCTCGCCGCTCCGCTCTCCGCCGCCCTGGCGCTGGCCGCTTGCGGCTGGCACCTGCGCGGCGAAATGCCGGGCACCAAGCTCGAAAACACGCTCTACCTCTCCGGCATCACCAACAAGAACCCGTTCTATGGCGACTTCAACCAGACGCTGAACAACCTCGGCGGCGTGTTGGCCCCGACGCCGGGACTCGCCAGCGCGGTCGTCCACATCACCTCGGCCGCCCACACCCGCCGCCCCATCACCCTGAGCCAGCAAGGCCGCGCCAACACCTTCGACCTGACCTACCGGGTCGTCTACGATGTCCGCAGCCCCAAGGGTGAAATCCTGATCCCGCAACAGGAACTCGAAATCCGCCGCGACTACTTCAACGACCAGACCACGCCGCTGGGCCAAGGCTACGAAGAAGACATGTACCGCCAGGAAATGCAGAAGGAGGCCGCCCGGACCCTGCTGCGGCAGGTGTCCTACACCCTCCGGCAGCAGCGCAAAACGGCGAACCCGACGTGA
- the hflD gene encoding high frequency lysogenization protein HflD, protein MIKTLPNQAIALAGLSQAVCLVQQIAKKGAAEPEPLRASIASTLKIDADDVLDVYGGLEGVRLGLRCLDNQLSGPERANPEQARYASTLLFLERALMKEPAMVEAIGVSVHRAAELAETVGVLDEGVLKILAEAYSRTLSQLRPRVLVAGEQRFLAEGENADKIRALLLAGVRSAVLWRQCGGARWKLLFQRGRLQQEARQFLKAL, encoded by the coding sequence ATGATCAAAACCCTTCCCAACCAAGCCATCGCCCTGGCCGGCCTGTCCCAGGCGGTCTGCCTCGTCCAGCAGATCGCCAAGAAGGGCGCGGCGGAGCCGGAACCCTTGCGGGCCAGCATCGCCAGCACCTTGAAGATCGACGCCGACGATGTGCTGGATGTCTACGGCGGCTTGGAGGGCGTCCGCCTGGGCCTCCGCTGCCTGGACAACCAATTGTCCGGCCCGGAACGGGCCAACCCGGAACAGGCCCGCTATGCCTCGACCCTGCTGTTCCTGGAACGCGCCCTGATGAAGGAGCCCGCGATGGTCGAGGCTATCGGCGTATCGGTACACCGGGCGGCGGAATTGGCCGAGACCGTGGGCGTGCTGGACGAAGGCGTCTTGAAAATCCTGGCCGAGGCCTATTCGCGCACCCTGAGCCAGTTGCGGCCCAGGGTCTTGGTGGCCGGGGAACAGAGGTTCCTGGCCGAAGGCGAGAACGCCGACAAAATCCGCGCCCTGCTGCTGGCGGGGGTGCGTTCGGCGGTGTTGTGGCGGCAGTGCGGCGGGGCGCGGTGGAAGCTGCTGTTCCAGCGGGGCCGCTTGCAGCAGGAAGCGCGGCAATTCCTCAAGGCGCTGTGA
- a CDS encoding 4a-hydroxytetrahydrobiopterin dehydratase produces the protein MTTETTYTEAQISERLAQELPHWYYENGWIRRKYRTSGWKASLMVVNTVGHLAEAAWHHPDLTVSYAFVIVKLTTHSAKGITDKDFALARQIEAVVQWKPQEESGGVLEGTPDDPRFKYLKYD, from the coding sequence ATGACCACGGAAACCACCTACACCGAGGCGCAAATCAGCGAGCGCCTCGCCCAGGAACTACCGCACTGGTATTACGAGAACGGCTGGATACGGCGCAAATACCGCACCAGCGGCTGGAAGGCCAGCCTGATGGTGGTGAACACGGTCGGGCACCTGGCGGAAGCCGCCTGGCACCACCCGGACCTCACCGTGTCCTATGCCTTCGTGATCGTGAAACTGACGACCCATTCGGCCAAGGGCATCACCGACAAGGATTTCGCCCTGGCCCGCCAGATCGAGGCGGTGGTGCAATGGAAGCCGCAGGAAGAGAGCGGCGGGGTGTTGGAAGGCACGCCGGACGATCCCCGCTTCAAATACCTGAAATACGATTGA